One stretch of Nitrosococcus watsonii C-113 DNA includes these proteins:
- a CDS encoding amino acid kinase family protein — protein sequence MWVIKLGGSLYESHCLPGWLHQLATLEAGKAVIVPGGGPFADQVRHAQNRWEISDPCAHAMALLAMEQFGYLLQGLEPRLCLAASRKEIKAILSRRQTPIWLPATELLDQPEIPKNWEVTSDSLAVWLSGKLKASRLVLIKKVQLSEPVISVHSLVTRGIVDAAFPHFLHSITVPCYCITADNYPQIALKNVVNMGTRIFPD from the coding sequence ATGTGGGTGATTAAACTTGGCGGCAGCCTCTATGAAAGCCACTGCCTCCCTGGCTGGCTTCATCAGCTCGCCACCTTGGAGGCAGGAAAAGCCGTGATTGTACCAGGCGGCGGACCCTTCGCTGACCAAGTACGTCACGCTCAAAACCGTTGGGAAATATCCGATCCCTGCGCCCATGCCATGGCCTTACTTGCCATGGAGCAGTTCGGTTATTTACTGCAGGGCCTGGAACCCAGGCTTTGTCTCGCCGCTAGCCGTAAAGAAATTAAAGCAATACTAAGCCGGCGGCAAACCCCCATCTGGCTGCCCGCAACCGAATTATTAGACCAGCCCGAGATTCCAAAGAATTGGGAGGTGACCTCTGACAGTCTGGCAGTTTGGCTTAGCGGCAAGCTAAAAGCCAGCCGGCTAGTCTTGATCAAAAAAGTGCAGCTATCCGAACCGGTTATTAGCGTCCATTCCCTTGTCACCCGGGGAATCGTTGACGCCGCTTTCCCTCATTTTCTTCACTCTATTACCGTTCCTTGTTATTGCATTACCGCTGATAATTACCCGCAAATAGCTCTGAAAAACGTCGTTAATATGGGAACCCGTATCTTTCCCGATTAA